The Lolium rigidum isolate FL_2022 chromosome 1, APGP_CSIRO_Lrig_0.1, whole genome shotgun sequence region TTCCTCTCCACTGGACCTGAGGCGGACGGCATGAGAGGTGAAGTGAGGGGAGGGAAGGGGCGCTCACCGAGAAAGATGATGTTTCCTCTCGGACCAGCGCCGCGCCTCCGCCCGCCAATCGACGCGCATCCACTTGACGCCACACTCGCGCCTGGCCCTCGCTACCAGCAGCACCACACCCAGACCCACCGCGCGCGCCGCGTAATGCCGCTCGTGGATAGGTCCTCGTCGCTGCCGGtctcccccgcgccgcctcctcccatgaGCACTGATTTTCTTCCCCGACGGATCCCGCCGCAGGGCATCCTCCAATCGCTGGGGCTAGGGGTTGCGACGGCCTGTAGACAAGCACAAGGCAGAAGAGAACGGATGAGCGCGAGAGAAGAGAGGAGGAGGGGTGTGGCGGCGGAGAAGCAATGGGCCGCCTCCTGCCCATCGCCGCCAACCCCAAGCAGGAGGGCCCCACGCCGGCCCGTCCCCGGCCGAGCCCGGCGcctccggtcgccgccgccgcggttcCGTCACGCGCCGGAccgtctccggccgcgcccgaCGCCTCCGTTCGCCGCTGCCGAGGATCCGCCCCGCGCCGGCCCTGTCTCCGACCTCGCCCGCCTCACCTCCACCCGCCGCCACCGATGTCGCCACCCGAATGGGCCGCCCAAGCTGCTCGGGCTGGCTGCTCCTTCTCCGGCGCCGCGGATTcgggggagaggcggcgcgccgCTGGCCTCCGCTGATTGGGGAGGAGGTGAGACGAGgattggggaggaggaggggcggggaTTGGGTCGCGGATTTGGATGcctcgatctaggttttcactgtCCCGCGGATGGAGACGGAAGGTGACCCGAACGAGTGTACGTGGCTGTCTCTAACCGTTGGCCCCGCACGTAGCTGGTCCCAGGCGTCATAGACTCATCCAGAGAAGCAACTGGTGAGAAAAAATTCACCACATCGGATGGCTGAGGAAGAAAGTGGGAGTTGGATTTCACAAACGTGCGACCAGGATTGATGTGCCCCTTTCAGACcccctggttgagagggtagtctttgaacatttataggagaaattgttgcaacttgttatgcttaatgcttgtcactagggcccgagtgccatgatctcagatctgaacatgttattgattcatgaagatattcgttgtttatgatcttacctgcaagttgtatacacatgtcgctgtccggaaccaatggccccgaagtgacgaaatcgggacaaccggagggaatggcagtgatgtgaggatcacatgtgttcacggagtgttaatgctttgctccggtactctattaaaaggagtaccttaatatccaagtagtttcccttgaggcccggctgccaccgggctggtaggacaaaagatgttgtgcaagtttctcattgcgagcacgtacgactataattggaacacatgcctattgattgattagtacttggaaaccgttttattattatccgcaaatgccccgctatgattgttacatgagtttctctcatccatgcaacgcccgtcatccgtccccgtgcctacggtatttttaatcctgctcgtttactaaaatcactaccgctgtctttgttactctgctcgtcgttacttcactactgctactactataaaactgttactactcggtaaactcttgcgagcaagtcctgtttccgagtgcagctgaattgacaactccgctgttaaggctttcaagtattctttgtctccccttgtgtcgaatcaataaattgggtaatacttccctcgaagactgttgcgatcccctatacttgtgggtcatcaagacgcaAGATAAACTTCGGTTGATATGTATATATCTTCGTCTGGTACATACTGTTGTCGCTGGGAGTAGCTGTAAGCTACTGCCCTTTCTCTTGCCGAATGAGTTTGTGCCTCTGAATCGGACATTAACTCGTCACATAACATCTGaatgtcaaggaactgccgagACTCTTTGAGTAAATGAGTGGCCTTCTCGATGTTATCCTTTGGGTCGACATAAGAGTGCAAATAACATGGCGCGTCAAGCTGTTCCGCGGCTGATAAATAAGGTGTATGGATGCAGTTCTTGCTTGATTGCGTGCTATAACATCCTTTTTCGCATTGACGAAGGTGACTTGCGGctcgttcttcttcctcgcggcGTAGATCCCTTTGCCTCTTCCGTTGCCCCTCTCTGCTACCGAAAATCCTTCGGCAGCTCTCGTTGCTATTCCCAGGCAAGCCTACCGAAGCTATCAGTGGAACAATGGTTTCTGGAGCCGAAGTCTTTAGGCCTGATGCGGTTGAACTTGGAAGTCGAAGAAATCCTCTGGAATcaatgatgaagtggacaccaccaaAGGTTGCATCCATACCGCCGCGTGACTCTGAAGAGATTGATCGCGAGGCCTCAACACGTGGTGTGTACTCGAAGGAACCGCAACGAACTGAGTTTCTTCGACTTGAAGGTGTCGGTGAAGCCAACACAAACGCTGCTGATGTGACCGGAGCTATCGATGACATGCCTTGTACATGTAGGTTTCCCACAAACGGCGCCAATTgttgagggtgctcctcggcaatgcccaccttttggggcttagggttgacggaatcctgcaggctaacatgagacatcggataccaaacaaacggggagagagatttacccaggttcggggccctcgatgaggtaaaacccttacttcgtgcttgtctgatcttgattatcgaaattatcgggttacaatggggtagccgaaggctaagactaagatctcgtcgagaggctaagacttcttacgacctagctctagacttgcggtgattCTGGCTaagttgattgtgtgtccctcggcagaccctctcctggcccttatattgcgagccaggtctcgagagttctgtccgggttcgactaggttacaaagagttctacacCTAAACCTTCCTTGTTCtttgtcttcttgccttgttcaccaAGTATCTTTCTTCGGAACCGACGTAGCGGTCCACCTTGgttggtggatgatcttcatgggccccttgtTGGGACGTAAGAGGTAACATAATATAGGTTACCCGAAGGGTGATACCCAcatcagagccactccaaaaactTTGATTCCACAATGCTCTCGCCGGTGCCATCAACCCCTCCGACGAGCAGGAGCATGGGTTGGGAGACCTTTATTCCTACTAGCACCATTGACATCTATCCCACCATGACAACGACAGGGGAAACGGGAAAACCTAGGGCTAAAACATACGCTCGAACGAGAACCCAAGCTCGCCACCCCTCACGACGCTAGGGCGCCAATTGGAGAGGAAAGCGAGCGGAGGAATCACCAGCGAGTGACCCTGTAACTAGAACCGCCTTTTATTCGCCCCATACGGCTTGGATCAGTGATGATAGTAGGTCACTAGCGTTGTAATGAGTGTGCCGTTAAACTATGGAAGGAAACAACAATTGGCACATTGACCCCAAGCGAAAGTTGTTTCGTGATCACATACTGATTGGTTTCGGTTGTCAACGGGGAGCTTATCGCTAGAACAGGTGGCAAAGAGGCGAGCGTTAGAGAGGACGTGTGAGGGAAGCGAAGCACCGTGGGTGAGGGCGGGCCTAGCAGATTACAACGGTGGCAAGTGGAGGGCCAACAGTGCGGCAGTGAAGATCCGGTCGGGTTTGGTACGGAGACGACCTCCTCCCATTTgtgtatatttttttattttttaacatAGGCTGACCAGTGGGACCTATGTCCACATTGGCTTCACCAGGCGTGGTGCCACCTCGGTGCTGACATTGGGACCCACTGGTCATAtcattttttgtcaaaaaaatagaaaagtatgattttttttttgaagtagaaAAGTATGATTGTTACTTTCTCTAAAAGTAAAGTTATGGTATTTGGTGAATTTGAGTATAAAAACGGTTGGTTCATGCTATCAACTCAATGAACGGCTAGGTGAGGAGTAATGTTTTTCTGCCCCGTGACGCTTTCGGTTTTGTTTGTGCGTGGGGCTTGATTAGCTAGGCGCCAGTTACGGCTTGGGTGAGTGACGATGGACAGGAGTAGGATAGGTCCGCGCACTTAAGCACTAGGCGCCCGATGGTTACGGTCACTAGTGCCGTGGCGAGTGTGCCGCCCCACTACCCAAGCAAATTAAACGGCAAACGGCCCTGCGTGCGCATTGACCCCGAGCCGAAAACCGTTCCGCGAGTGCGCGCGCCACGTCACCCATCGGTCGTTTCCCGCGCACCACCACCCGTTCGTCCCGAGCCCAAATGGTGCGCGCTGCCCACCGTGTCGGCCGCATCGATCGATCGGCGCATATAAGCGCGCGAGCGCCGGGCAGTTACActcgcagcagcagcaccacggcACGGTGCAGGTAGATCACTCCCGGCCGCGCCGTCCCCGATCTCCGTGCTCTCCGGTCATGGCGACGCCGCGAGCCGCCATACtcgtctcgctccttgtcgcgctATGCTGCTTGTCTCTCGGGgaagggagcagcggcggtggcgcgagggagGAAGAAGGGTCGGCATTGCGCAGCCGCGCGCCGTACGTGGACGAGGTGAAGTTCGACTTCACGCCGTTCCTGATCCAGTACCGGAGCGGCCGGGTGCAGCGGCTGATGGGCACGAGCGTGGTGCCGCCGTCGCTGGACGCGCGCACGGGGGTCGCCTCCAGGGACGTGGTGATCGACCGGGCCACGGGCCTCGCCGTCAGGGTCTACCGCCCGAGCCAGAGCCGCACCAACAAGAAGTTGCCCGTGCTCCTCTACTTCCACGGCGGCGCGTTCGTTGTCGAGTCGGCCTTCGGCCCGGCGTACCACGGCTACCTCAACGCGCTGGCGGCGAGGGCGGGCGTCATCGCGGTGTCGGTGAACTACCGCCTCGCGCCCGAGCACCCGCTCCCGGCCGCCTACGACGACTCCTGGGCGGCGCTCCAGTGGGTCCTCTCCAGCGCGCGGAACGGCTCGCGCTCCTCCTGGCTCGCTAGGCACGGGGACGTGTCCCGCCTGTTCGTCGGCGGCGACAGCGCCGGCGGCAACATCGCGCACAACCTGGCGATGCGCGCGGGCGGCGAGGAGCAGAGCCTTCTAGTTCTAAACAGCACGAACGCGCGGACCACCGTCAGGATCAGGGGCGTGGCGCTGCTGGACCCGTACTTCCTGGGCGCGCGCGCGGACCCGTGGGCGGAGCGGACGTGGGGGTTCATCTGCGCGGGGCGGTACGGGACGGGCCACCCGTACGTCgacccggcggcgctgccggcgggcGCGTGGCGGCGGCTGGGCGGCGCGCGCGTGCTGGTGACGGTGTCGGGGCGGGACCGGCTGGGCCCGTGGCAGCGCGGCTACGTCGGCGCGCTCCGGGGCAGCGGCTGGGGCGGGGAGGCGCGCCTGTACGAGACGCCCGGCGAGGGCCACTGCTTCTTCCTCAACTACCTCGCGTCGCCCAAGGCCGCCATGCATATGGCCACGCTCGCCGACTTCGTTAACCAAGCCTGAGTCACTCTCTGATCGACCGGCGGCGCGGTAACTTTGGAGAGACGGTTATATACATAGCGTAATAAGTACATTAGTGAGTGAGAGGGTGTGTTACTGCCACCTCTGTTTCGTTGTTTGTAACGGCAGTGACAAATGGCTTAATTTGTTCGCCGCGGCCGGAGAATGCACTGTATTCCTCCCGTGCCACCATTGTTGAACTTCGGAACAGATATATGGATGGCTACATCGATTTCGGCTTGCCCCAAGTTAATAAAGACAGAAGTGGCTCGTGTAGCAAGCCGTCGGCTACGTGTTTCCCATGTTGCCGGCTGAATCTTGAAGTGTGTTCATCGTCTTCATTTCATCCACGCCCCTCGGCATGCATGACCTCACGGCGTCGGCGTGCACGATCACTCGAGTCGCTACACACGCAAGCGGATAGGCCTGCACCGGTGCTTGTTCTCCATCATCTATTCATCTTCTTTCTTCAAGAAAAATAGCACCATACAAGTCCTTGAGAAGTTCAGAATTatctttgggggacgcgattggagatgctctaagcctccTAATAACAAGATGGGCTGAAAGATAATTCCAACTTCGGCCTAGATAGAGACGGGAGATGCAAAACTCGCAAGTTTTCCGATGGAGCCGTACCTGGCTAAGCTTCATGAGGTGGAGCCACGGAGGCGGCCGTAGACACACGCTTATCATTCTAGACCTAATGCCCGACGATTGAGTTCAACCTCCATTCTGTCGATGCTCCTTCGGGAAAAAAATACATCGATCTAGGCGGGCTAAATGACCTCTATTCTCACTGCCATTGATGCCCCTTCACGAGAGACCAAAAACCTTGAAGACACAACGAGACCAGACATAATTTAAGGTTCCCCTAGACTCCCTACCGTCTGGTGGAGGGAAAAGGGGTTCCAGTGGCGGTGGCGCCATCGACCAAAGGGAGAGCTGGTCACCTCCTATGCAAaccttttttcgataaaaaaatatatatgaatatcgtgaagataccaattacactcagtctCTGCAACAATGCACTGTGAGAACCTAAGAACTTCGTGTGCTATTACCACAGAGGTAACAAATACGAGAAATTTTGGGATGCTCTCGGGCAGACTGTGTGGGCCATCCGTTTGGCACGATACAAAGGTTCACATCCATCTTACCTCCAGGAGGCAAGGGATACAACAGTATTTTCTTTAGAATCAAGAGCTTATAAAGATTAATAAAAAAAACCATTACCAGTATTGATTGATACATGTCAGAATAAGATCAGTGATTTCATACATCCAAGTCCGCTGAAGAATTGAAATTGAGGCAAACTTACGAGAGTATATGAGCTGCTACGTTACCTCGGTCTTAGCTTGAACCTACTCAAAAGATATACATCTCCCTTTAAGAtcttgaatttcattaaaaacagtgTAGTATCAGGGCCTTTAGCTAGTGTTCTTGAGAAATGGTCGGGTCTAACCCATTTCTCAGAACCCTTATTTTACTTCTGATTCTGGAGAAAAAATAATCAGTAAGTTCTATACAACGGGATAGACTTGCCAACTGTCTTTTTAGTGAATCTTTGAAAATAGACTTTTTTCTTACTTGGTCCTCAAACCATAGCTCTCAATTTTCTTTGTTACTTTCTATAGAATATATAAAGTGGATCCCAAGtgctaaaaagtgcttggatGCTGGCTGTCAATTCCAGCACTCGATTTTGGTCGTCCGATGTGCTTGATCGATAGTGCTTTCAGACAAATTTCCACCTGAGGCTCCCACCTGGCACGTGCTCCTGCAGGTGTCGAACCGGTCTGTTCGTCCCCGCTAATACATCCATATCCCTAATGTACCACCGCTGCGACTCCCTGGGCCTAGTTTCTCGTCTCCGCAACCTGGCCATCTTCTCCTCGCCGTCCTTGTTCCTCACCCCGAGCCTCACCTCCTCCACCGCAAACGTAGCCCCACGCCACTTCTCCTCCATCACTACACAACCCATCGTCCCTCACACTGCCCCTCCAACCTCTGA contains the following coding sequences:
- the LOC124681697 gene encoding tuliposide A-converting enzyme 2, chloroplastic-like, which gives rise to MSTLASPGVVKFDFTPFLIQYRSGRVQRLMGTSVVPPSLDARTGVASRDVVIDRATGLAVRVYRPSQSRTNKKLPVLLYFHGGAFVVESAFGPAYHGYLNALAARAGVIAVSVNYRLAPEHPLPAAYDDSWAALQWVLSSARNGSRSSWLARHGDVSRLFVGGDSAGGNIAHNLAMRAGGEEQSLLVLNSTNARTTVRIRGVALLDPYFLGARADPWAERTWGFICAGRYGTGHPYVDPAALPAGAWRRLGGARVLVTVSGRDRLGPWQRGYVGALRGSGWGGEARLYETPGEGHCFFLNYLASPKAAMHMATLADFVNQA